In the Paenibacillus sp. FSL R7-0337 genome, GGCATGAGCATTTCAAGCTTATACAAGACCTTCCTTTGGGAAGGCGCCTATTACGGACTTATCGCAGCTATCGCCGGTTCTATAGCAGGGTATTCATGTTCAATCTTTGTAAGTGCTGCTAAAACAGACACCATAGAGCTTATCCCCGTTCCATTTCTCCCCATTATGGGAGCTGCATTTATTTCTATTGTGGTTTGCTTAACCGCAACATGTATTCCACTCCGCAAAATCGCAGACATGAGTATTGTGGATTCCATAGAGACCGTTGAATAGCGGATGAACAAATTCAAAAATACATCAGCAGAAATACTCCTGATGTATTTTTTATTCGTCATTCATTTCTTTAGTATGTTCAATAAATTTGGTTAATGTGCCTATTGAACTAAAAACTCTATAATCAACACCATTATAATTAATGCTGACACCTGTAATCGCTTCTATTTCTTTTAAAATCTCAAAAAAATCATTTGGATACAATAAATCAATTAATTTAGTGCTCGCTAGTTGCTCTGCGGTAATATCTCTATCTCTTTTCTTAAAATATGAGAACAATATTTCTTTTATTTCGTTATTTAGTTTGCTTTGGCCTAGAACTTCAACCGAATCGAAATTAAATGTATTAGCACCAATAACATCGTTTGTTTTCCATAGTTTTCTTTCGGCAAATGTTTGCAATAATACTTCCAGTTCCTCGTATTTCAAATCAGGTTTCTTGATTAATATATTCAGTACTATACCTGTAACAGTTGCGGTAGCCTTACTCGTTCCGCCAAACATTTTATATGAATCACTTATACTCTTTACTAAATTAGGCGTTTTATTAGCGATACATTGGATCACCTTGCTTTTATTGTACCAATAATCACTGTTCCCCTGAAGTATAGCACCATTTATACCGATTGCTCCATCGCATGCAGCTGGATAACCCAAATAACCTTGATTAGGTGCTGAAGATATTATGATCTTACCCTCACTCTTGAGTTTATGTATAATTGGTTGTAGCCTTGATCTGCTTTTTTTCTTAATTGTAGTTAAGCTAAGATTAATTGTCCGAATATTAAGTTTACGCGTATACTCCAAGGCTTCTATTAAGGTATCAAGTGAACTCTCCATATTTTGATTTAATGCTTTAATCGCAAAAATATTGGGCTGCGCTTCACACATTTGCGCTATTATATTCGCACATTGCGTACCATGACCATTATCGTCTTCGAAATCGCTATCTTCATCAGTCAAACCCATACCACCGATAACATTTCCAATGGAGTTCTCTTGAACTATTCCCGTATCAATAATGATTACATCAGGATTCATGTTTGATCTCCCTATAGTTGCATATAATAAGTATGGGTAGTGATTTTAATCACTACCCATTATATAAAAATAGACTAGGAATGCTGTTTTTTTAAGTAAATTTACCTACTTGTTCACATTAAAATGCGCAAGTAATTTTACAGCTGAATGTAACAGAGCAACCTGCTGGGTTAGAGGCACTTTTTCCAGACCAATCGGCACAATCATCTTTACAACCTTGCCCTTTTACTTCTAATGCATTAATTTTGTCCGCAATTTTTTTAATCTTTAAACTCATAATAAGTCCTCCTTCTTCGCATTCCTAGCTACTTCTATCTCTAAACTGATTTTAAAAAACTATAATTGGCATTTTCAAAAGCACATATTGTTGCTGAAGGACACAATCCGTCATCAGTTAATAATTCATTGAGGTATCGGCATCTTACAGTAAGACAACTGCTATAATTATTGCACCCTTCACATTCAATCATGTTGCAGTCATTAATTCTTGAGATATCTGCTAAGTAATCATTATTAATTCCTCCTAGATGTACTGAACCGATTTTATATTTGGTATCTCCTACAACATAGGAACACGGATAAATCTCTCCGGTTGGGTCAATGTGAATACTGCTATAACCGCCAGAACACTTATTTTTCTTGAAAATATTATTTTCTAAGATTGGAATTTCCACATTTTTTTCATCTAACCTATTCCTTAAATAATATTCTTTCAACAAACCAAGCTGATCTAAATAAGCATCTATATGTTTCTCATCCCAACTCTTATCGAAATAGTCAGGGATACAGACAATCACTAAGAATCCCAATTCTATCAAATGTTTAATGCTTTCAAATAAATGAGAAACTGTTTGAGCACCAAATGTAACTCTAGCCCTAATATTCTTCCTTTTTTCCAATGTCATATTAACCTTATTTATAATTGCATCATAAGAACCTGTACCATTTGAGAATAGCCTTGTTTGATCGTGAACCTTTTTATCGCCATCAATACTTATTGAAAAATCATAATTCATATTTTCCGCCAAGAATTCAATCTTCTTTTTGTCAAGTAACACTGCATTTGTTGTAATGCCAAACATAACTTTTTTTTTATATGTGGCGAATAATAATTTCAGTCGTTCAGTAATGTATGTTATTAGGTCATAATTTAATAATGGCTCCCCTCCATGGAATTGTATAATTAATGGATCCTCTGACCAATTATCATTAGTACTATAGTTCTCTTGGATAAAATTAATTATTTGATCCGCAGTATTGCGATCCATATATATTTCCTTTTTGTCGTTTCCTTCATAACAATAGCTGCATCTCAGGTTGCATGCTTTAGTTACCCAAATTCCTATTAACATTGCTCAATCCTCCCATACAATCCTTTGGAAGTTACGTTTCAGTTCTGGACAAACACTTTCATAAAAACCATCATTGCTCTCTATAAGATCTAAGTAATGCAAGCAATTCCAGCAAAATAAATTAACATCACAATCTTTACACTTTTCATGTTTATCAGGCTGTAAATACTCCCAATTTTGATATCCATCATATCTTTTAAATTCACCACTCCCCAGAAAACTGCTTAAATCTTCTATTTCCAATATATTGCCTACATAATATTTATCTCTCTCCAATAAACCGCAAGGATATATCTGTCCTTTACTATTTATATAAATCTCTTTAAACAACCCCCCACAGAGACAAATATGAACATCATCAATGTCAAGATTCATCATTCTTATTTCTTCAATTTGAACTTCTTTTTCTTTAGGCTGCAATGAATCTTTATTATCTTTTCCTCTTCCAATTGGGCTAAAAGCTCTTGCAATGCCACGGGTTCCTAATTCTTTATTTAATTCCTCAAATTGATTGCGTAATACATAGTTCTCCTTAGTCAAGACCATTGATAATGAAATTTTATCGAAATGTTGATTTTTTAATAATTCAACCGAATGCAATACCTTGTTAAAAACTCCTTTTCCACGTATTGATGAGCATGTGTCTTCATTAACACCATCAATACTAAAATCTATTGCTGATACATGCGCCACTAGTTGTTTCACATTTTCACTATTAATTAATGTCCCATTCGTCATTACTCTGATTTCACCATCGTAAATATCATTCAGGTGAGATAGAATCTCAAAAAAATCCTTCCTAATTAAAGGTTCTCCACCCGTTAAGCAAATACTCTTGGGTTTTGATTTAACCACTTTATTCAAAACCGTTTTTAGAACATCCGTGTCCAACGGATCGCTCAAATTTGTTAAGTCAGAATCCACGCAGCAATGTTTGCATCTGAGATTACATCTGTTGGTAATTGCTATATCAACACTGAAATTTTTATCAAACAGTAACATCTCTTCCGTATCGGCCAGCAAATTTTCTTTGTACAAAAGTTGCAACAGCTCGAAGAAGTATTCCTTATCTTCCTGGTCTTCAAACGCTTCAATCAGTTCATTAGTCGTTGCGCTTTCCTGCATGGCAAGTTTAAGTATTTCATAACATTCCTGACTCATTTTCATCCATTTTCCATTCATTCGATTCCCTAAAATCACTTTGTTTCCATGAGTCAAAACTTTAGTAAACTGACCTAACATAATATTCCTGTTCATTTTCTTGTTCATTTTCTTGTTCATTTCCTTGTTCCTCCGCTAGCATTATTTTTCTATCACATATATTTAAGATTTGCTCTCTATGTGTAATAATTAATGCTGTTTTTCCTTCTAGTTTTCTTCTAATCACATTGCAGATTACCTTTTCTGCTTCAATGTCCATAGCTGAAGTGG is a window encoding:
- a CDS encoding S8 family serine peptidase codes for the protein MNPDVIIIDTGIVQENSIGNVIGGMGLTDEDSDFEDDNGHGTQCANIIAQMCEAQPNIFAIKALNQNMESSLDTLIEALEYTRKLNIRTINLSLTTIKKKSRSRLQPIIHKLKSEGKIIISSAPNQGYLGYPAACDGAIGINGAILQGNSDYWYNKSKVIQCIANKTPNLVKSISDSYKMFGGTSKATATVTGIVLNILIKKPDLKYEELEVLLQTFAERKLWKTNDVIGANTFNFDSVEVLGQSKLNNEIKEILFSYFKKRDRDITAEQLASTKLIDLLYPNDFFEILKEIEAITGVSINYNGVDYRVFSSIGTLTKFIEHTKEMNDE
- a CDS encoding radical SAM/SPASM domain-containing protein, translating into MLIGIWVTKACNLRCSYCYEGNDKKEIYMDRNTADQIINFIQENYSTNDNWSEDPLIIQFHGGEPLLNYDLITYITERLKLLFATYKKKVMFGITTNAVLLDKKKIEFLAENMNYDFSISIDGDKKVHDQTRLFSNGTGSYDAIINKVNMTLEKRKNIRARVTFGAQTVSHLFESIKHLIELGFLVIVCIPDYFDKSWDEKHIDAYLDQLGLLKEYYLRNRLDEKNVEIPILENNIFKKNKCSGGYSSIHIDPTGEIYPCSYVVGDTKYKIGSVHLGGINNDYLADISRINDCNMIECEGCNNYSSCLTVRCRYLNELLTDDGLCPSATICAFENANYSFLKSV
- a CDS encoding radical SAM protein, with the protein product MNKKMNKKMNRNIMLGQFTKVLTHGNKVILGNRMNGKWMKMSQECYEILKLAMQESATTNELIEAFEDQEDKEYFFELLQLLYKENLLADTEEMLLFDKNFSVDIAITNRCNLRCKHCCVDSDLTNLSDPLDTDVLKTVLNKVVKSKPKSICLTGGEPLIRKDFFEILSHLNDIYDGEIRVMTNGTLINSENVKQLVAHVSAIDFSIDGVNEDTCSSIRGKGVFNKVLHSVELLKNQHFDKISLSMVLTKENYVLRNQFEELNKELGTRGIARAFSPIGRGKDNKDSLQPKEKEVQIEEIRMMNLDIDDVHICLCGGLFKEIYINSKGQIYPCGLLERDKYYVGNILEIEDLSSFLGSGEFKRYDGYQNWEYLQPDKHEKCKDCDVNLFCWNCLHYLDLIESNDGFYESVCPELKRNFQRIVWED